The genome window CTGCTCCAAAGGGATCATGTAGAGGATTAATAAAGGTGATTATCCTGTTCTGCTGATATGTTTTTAAGCTGCTCCAGACAAATGGCACCAGAAAATACAAGGAAGAATTTATTAGTATCCCAAGCCCTGCCAGTAGAATTCCAAGTCTTTTCCGCAGCAGATATAAAGTTAAAACCAATATCCAGAAAATAAAGATATATTGATTAAATGATGCTGTAATACTGATCAAAGGACTGATTATCAACACTATCACCCAGAAAGGCAGATCACTGAATGATAAAACGGCAAAAACGCAAATCAACAAGGTCATGGCTGTGCCCAGATCAGGCTCTATCAGGATCAAAACCAGCGGTGCTATCATAACGCCCAACGCTCTTTTTAATATCTGAAAGGTGGTTAGATGGGTAACATTCAATTGTTTTGCCAACAGCAGAACAGTTAGGATTTTTGCCAGTTCAGAGGGCTGAAACCCCGCAAAACCTAGACTTATCCAGCGGTGTGCTCCTTTGATAGCAGGAAGAAATAAAACCAGAAGCAGTAGTAATAAGTTTATCAAATATGCAGGAAGGATCAGAGCTTCTATAAATGCAGTGGGTATTTGCAGAAAAACCACCAGTGCCAGAAGTGAACATAATACCCAGATCATCTGCTTGATATAATAGTTCTCCCTCTCCACCAGATCACCTATCTTAGTAGTAGAAGCAGAATAGATCATTATTACTCCAAAGATCATCAATAGTATCATCAAACTCAGTAAAATACCATCAAATCTTGACTGACTGGGGTTACGATCCATCTTTATTCCTTATCCAGATCTTTTATCAAATGCAGATAATTCTCAGGGTCATTTGTTCTTAGCTGGTTATAAAAGGATACCAGCTTCTGAGCAATTGGTGCAGCCTTAGCTCCACCATGTCCTCCATTTTCTATAAATACCACAAAAGATATCTCCGGCTCTTCCCATTCAGCATATCCAGAGAACCAGGCATGAGTCGCCTCGCCCATGTGGTTTTCTGCTGATCCTGTTTTGCCACACACTTTCACACCTTCCACTTTTGCAGTAGCACCTGTTCCCCAACGCTCATTCACTGTTCTATCCAAAGCCCTCTGCAATAGCTTCACTGTTTCTACACTTAAGGGCAGTCTCCGGTTTTCATAACTTCTCACTGGCACCTTGTCCTGATCAATTATCTG of Candidatus Stygibacter australis contains these proteins:
- a CDS encoding FtsW/RodA/SpoVE family cell cycle protein, with translation MDRNPSQSRFDGILLSLMILLMIFGVIMIYSASTTKIGDLVERENYYIKQMIWVLCSLLALVVFLQIPTAFIEALILPAYLINLLLLLLVLFLPAIKGAHRWISLGFAGFQPSELAKILTVLLLAKQLNVTHLTTFQILKRALGVMIAPLVLILIEPDLGTAMTLLICVFAVLSFSDLPFWVIVLIISPLISITASFNQYIFIFWILVLTLYLLRKRLGILLAGLGILINSSLYFLVPFVWSSLKTYQQNRIITFINPLHDPFGAGYQIIQAKIAIGSGGWFGKGFLMGSQKNLQFLPEHHTDFIFSVIGEELGFFGCMFFLIIYFLFLLRLISVIIRMKRKFMFYASVGIAANLMIMMFVNVGMNLGIVPATGIPLPF